A single Canis lupus dingo isolate Sandy unplaced genomic scaffold, ASM325472v2 SANDYSCAFF107, whole genome shotgun sequence DNA region contains:
- the LOC112676089 gene encoding LOW QUALITY PROTEIN: olfactory receptor 6C2-like (The sequence of the model RefSeq protein was modified relative to this genomic sequence to represent the inferred CDS: inserted 1 base in 1 codon), giving the protein MRNHTAIXTFILLGLTEDPQLQVLLFIFLFLSYVLSITGNLTIIILTFMDSHLKTPMYFFLRNFSILEISFTTVCIPRFLYSITTGDNTITYNACACQIFFIGLFGVTEFFLLAAMSYDRYVAICKPLHYMTIMNNKVCTILVHCCWISVLLIIITPLGMGLQLEFCDSNATDHFGCDASPLFKISCSDTWVIEQMVIICAVLTFIITLIGVILSYIYIIRTILRFSSASQRKKAFSTCSSHMLVVSITYGSCIFIYIKPSAKEEVDINKGVSVLTTSVAPLLNPFIYTLRNKQVKRAFNDTIKKIAFILHK; this is encoded by the exons ATGAGAAATCACACAGCAA ACACATTCATCTTGTTGGGACTTACAGAGGACCCACAGCTGCAAgttcttctttttatcttcttatttctCAGCTACGTGCTGAGCATTACTGGAAATTTGACCATTATCATTCTTACATTTATGGATTCTCATCTTAAAAcacctatgtatttttttctccgcAATTTCTCCATCTTAGAAATCTCATTCACAACAGTATGCATTCCCAGATTCTTGTACAGTATAACAACTGGAGACAACACTATTACGTATAATGCTTGTGcttgccaaatattttttattgggcTTTTTGGGGTCACAGAATTTTTTCTCCTGGCAGCCATgtcctatgaccgctatgtggccatctgcaaaccccTTCATTACATGACCATCATGAATAACAAAGTCTGTACCATCCTTGTCCACTGTTGCTGGATTTCTGTGCTGCTGATCATCATCACACCCCTTGGTATGGGCCTCCAGCTGGAATTCTGTGACTCCAATGCCACTGATCATTTTGGCTGTGATGCATctcctctttttaagatttcatgctCGGATACATGGGTTATAGAACAGATGGTTATAATCTGTGCAGTACTGACATTCATTATTACACTGATAGGTGTCAttctttcctatatatatatcatcaggACAATTCTAagattttcttctgcttctcaaagaaaaaaagctttctccACCTGTTCTTCACACATGCTTGTTGTTTCCATTACATACGGCAGCTGTATTTTCATCTATATCAAGCCTTCTGCCAAAGAAGAGGTGGATATCAATAAAGGGGTATCCGTGCTCACTACATCTGTTGCTCCTTTGTTGAACCCTTTCATTTATACTTTGAGGAACAAGCAAGTGAAACGAGCTTTCAATGACACAATcaaaaaaattgcatttatctTACACAAATAA